TGGGACGACCTCGGGCTGCTGTTCGACCCCGGCGAGGGCACGCAGCGACAGATGCTGCTGGCCGACGTGCGGACCTCCATGATCAGCCATGTCCTCATCACCCACGAGCACGGGGACCACTGCCTCGGACTGCCCGGGGTCATGCAGCGGATGGTCCTCGAGCAACGCCGCGATCCGGTGGTGCTCGTCTACCCCCAGGCGGCCGAGCCGTACATCGACCGTCTGCTCGGGGTCGGGCAGTACGACGGCGGCCCGGACATCCTCCGCGTGGCCGTCCCCGACGAGGGCGCCGTGCTGGGCCTGGGTGAGGACCGCAGCCTCGTCGCCGCGCCGCTGGACCATCGGGTCCCCGCGATCGGCTACCGGCTGGAGGAGCCGACGACCACCCGGTTCGTGCCCGCGCTGCTGGAACGCGCCGGGCTGTCGGGACCGATCGTCGGACGGCTCCGGTCGGAGGGCCACGTGGACCTCGACGGGCGGGTCGTCGAGCTCGCGGACGTCAGCGAGTCCGTGGACGGGCAGTCGATGGCGTTCGTCATGGACACTCGGGTCTGCGAGTCGGCCGCCGAGCTGCTGGACGGGGTCGACCTCGGCGTGGTCGAGGCCACGTTCCGCATGGGGGACGAGGACCTGGCCGAGCGGTACGGCCACATGACGGCGGACCAGGCCGGCCGGCTGGCCGCCGATGCGCGGGTGCGGCGGCTGGTCGTCACGCACTTCTCCCAGCGATATCCCGACACCGAGGGCTTCGCCGTCGAGGCCGCCCGGCACCACCCCGACGTCGTCGCCGCCGTGGACCTGAGCCGGATCGCGGTGCCCGAACGAGCCGACACCGTGACCCGGGCGCCGGCCTGATGCGGCCGGCCCCGAGCAGCTCCCACCGGGTCCGGTCCCACACGAGCCCGGCGGGCCTGTCCACGATCGTGCTCGTGCTCGGCCTCCTCCTGGGAGGGGGACACGTCCTGGCCGCGGTCCAGCCCGGCGGCGGCGTCGACGCCCCGGATCAGCTCGTGGGACGGTTCGACGGTGTCAACCGGGCCGACACCGCCGCACGGGCTGCGCTGGACGGGTGGGGGACACGCGACCGGGTCGTGCTGGTCGACGGCGCCACCTGGACCGACGCGCTGGTCGGTGCCCACTTGGCCGCCCGGCTGGACGTGCCCGTCCTCGTGTCCGGGCCGTCGGTGCCCAGCGAGACGCTGTCGACGGTCGAACGGATGGGGGTCGAGGACGTCGTGGCGGTCGGCGCCGTCGCCGTGCCCGACGGGACGGCCGTCCAGCGCCTGACCGCCGCCGACCCGGTTGCGCTGGCGGTCGCCGCCCTGGACCTGGTCCCGTCCGTTGCGGGCCAGCCGCTGGTGCTCGTCAGCGCGGCCGGCTTCGCCGATGCGCTTGCCGCAGCCAACCTGGCCCCTGCGGGACTCCTGCTGACCGAACCGGATCGGCTGGCCCCCGCCGCCGCCGAGGCGATCCGGCGCCACGAACCCTCCACGGTCGTGCTGGTGGGCGGCACCGCGGCGCTGTCGGATCAAGTGGCCGATGACGTCCGCGCCCTCGGGGTCGCGGTGCAACGGGTGGCAGGGCCGACTCGGGTCGACACGGCCCTGGCCGCGCACCGACCCGGTTCCGACGTGGTCGTGGTCGCCAGCGCCGACGGGTTCGCCGACGCCGTCGCGATGGTCCCGTGGGCGGCCCGTCGCACCGCCGGCCTGCTGCTGACCCCGCACGACGAGCTGCCCAGCCACGTCGACGTCGCGTTGCGCGAGGGCGCCACCGCCTCGATCGTCATCGCCGGAGGCACCGCCGTCGTGGGGAACTTCGTGGACCGTCAGGCCGCGGCGGCCGTGACCGACCAGCCCCCGCCCGGGTTCGTCGGTGCGGTCCGGGCGCTGACACAGGAGGAGCAGACCGCGATGACGGGGGTCAGCTGGCACGAGGGGTGTCCGGTCCCGCTGCAGGACCTGGTGGTCGTCGACCTTGCCCACTGGGACGCGGACGGCAACGTCGTCGACGACGGCCTGCTGGTGGTCCACCACGAGGTCGGCGCCGACGTCCTCGGGGTCATGGCGACCGCCTTCGACGCCCGCTTCCCCCTCACCCGCGTGCGGCCCGTCCGCGAGTACGGCGGCGACGACGACGCGTCGATGGCTGCGGACAACACCTCGGCGTTCAACTGCCGGGTGGTCGCCGGCACCTCGACGTGGTCAACGCATTCGTGGGGCACGGCAGTCGACATCAACCCCGTGGAGAACCCCTGGGTGCGTGGGGAGGCTGTCGAACCGCCCGCCGGTCGGGACTGGCTGGACCGGGCCGACGTGCGACCGGGCATGGTGGTGGAGGGCGGGCCGATCGTCGCCGCGTTCGATGCCCTCGGATGGGGCTGGGGCGGCCGCTGGTCCAGCAGCCGCGACTACCAGCACTTCAGCCGGTCGGGGCGGTGACCCCGGGGGGTCGACGCAGGCCGCCCTCGCGGACCCGTCGATCCAGCGCGATGCCCATCTGGACGGCCGGCCCGATCAGCAGCGCGAAGGCCACCGTGCCCACCCCGAACGTGCCGCCGAGGAACCACCCTGCGGTCAACGCCGTCAGCTCGATGGCGCCCCGGACCACACCGACGGGCAGACCGGTGCGGTCGTGGAGGCCCGTCATCAGCCCGTCACGTGGACCGGGGCCGTGCGCAGTGCCCAGGTACAGGCCGCTGCCCAGCCCGATCAGCGCCAGGCCGGCGAGCAGCACCCCGATCCGGCCGCCGATGGGGGCGATCTCGGGGACCATCAGCAGCGTCGCATCGATGGCGACACCGATGACGACGATGTTCAGCAGCGTGCCGAGGCCCAGCCGTGTCCGCAGCGGGATCCAGATCAGCAGCAGGAAGAACCCGATCACGATGCTGGCCACGCCGATCGACAGCGGCGTGTGGATGCTGACGCCCTCGGCGAAGACCGTCCAGGGCGAGTTGCCGAGGTCGGACCGCACGATCAGCGCATCGCCCGTGCCGAAGATCCACAGCCCCACGACGAGCCGGGCGAGGCGAGCGGGAGAGGTGCGCCAGGCCGACAGCACCGTCGGGTCCTGACGGGCCACGGACGGGGCCGAGCGGTCGGTGGTGTCCACGTCGACGGGCGGTACGGCGGCGGCGGTCCGTGGGTCCGGCGCGGAGGGCCGGGTGCCGAGGGAGAAACGGCTCATCGTTGCATGACGATACCGGCGGGTCGGCCGCCACTTCACCGGCCACTCGGTACCGTCGATGGGGTGACGGCCCACCCCTCGACGCCCCGACCAGCACGTGCCCGGCTGTGCCTCCTCCTGCTGGCGCTGGCCTTCGCCGCGGCAGCCTGCACGACCGCCCCGGCGTCGGACACGCCCGGCACGCCACCCGGCGACGTCGCCGCACAGGTCACGACTGTGCCCGTGCCACCCATCCCGGACCCGGACGCGTCGGCTGCCCCCACGCCGGGGCCCGGGCCGACGCCCCCGCCGTCGCCCGCTCCGCTGCCGACCGGTCCGGCCGTGCCGTCCCCGACCGCCACCCCGGATCCCGACGGCCTGCACCGGCCCGAGTGGCTGCACACCCGGCCGCTGGAGATCGGTCCCGACGGATGGGCGTTGCCGCAGGACACCCCCGCCGAGCTCGTCGACCGTCGCATCCCCACCATCGACCTGCTGCCCCCACCGACCGACGACGGCTTCGTCGCCACCGTCGAGGCGGTGCCCGACGATGTGGTCGCACGGTCGACGTGGACCGAGGAGTGTCCCGTCGGACTCGACGAGCTGCGCTACGTCACCGTGTCCTTCTGGGGCTTCGACGACCGCCATCACACCGGCGAGCTGATCGTCAACGCCAGCTGGGCGGAGGAGATCGTCGACGTCTTCCGCCAACTCCACGCCATCCGGTACCCGATCGAGGAGATGCGGATCGTCTCCGCAGCCGAGCTGGAGGGCCCCCCGACGGGTGACGGCAACGACACGACCGCGTTCGTCTGCCGGCCCGTCCGTGGATCGTCGACGTGGTCGCAGCACGCCTACGGGCTGGCCGTCGACATCAACCCGTTCGTCAACCCCTATCAGCGGGGCGAGCGGATCCTCCCCGAGCTCGCCGGCGCCTACCTGGACCGCGACCACGTCCGCCCGGGCATGCTCGCCGAGGGGCACGTGGCGGTTGCGGCGTTCGACGCGCTCGGCTGGGGCTGGGGTGGTCGGTGGAACAGCCTGATCGACTGGATGCACTTCAGCGCCAACGGCCGCTGATCGGTCAGCCGACGAACGTCCCGTAGTGGCCCAGCAGGTCCTGGGGGAGGAGGGTCGGACCGCCGACCGCCCATCCCTCGTCGAAGCCGTGGGCCGCGAGGAACGCCTCGACCGCCGGGTCGACCGTCGGACCGACGAGCAACAAGGGGGCATCCAGCAACCCTGCGCCAGCGCCTGCGGCCAGCCCGTCGAGCACCGCGTCGGTCGGCGCGAGGACGACGGGACCGCCAACGCCCCCGGCCGTCAGGGTGGCGACGGCCAGCGACAGCGCCGTGGCATCGGGTGCGTCGACGCGCTCCAGGTTGATCCCGCGTGACGCCAACGCCGACAGGGTCAGCTCCGCGCCCGATCCGACCACCGTCACCGTCGTCGCCCGGTCGGACTCGAGCAGGGCGACCACGTCGGGGGATACACCGGTGTCGTCGAGCAGCAGCAGCGGTCGGTCGGTGGTCCCGGCCAGCCCGGCGGCGATCGCCAGCGTGGGGTCGTCGGCGTCGGTGGTGCTGATGACCGCACCGGTCCCCGACGCCGTCCAGCCGAGCTCGGCGAGGTGGAGGGCAGCCGTCACCGCGTCCCCGTCGACCCGGCGAAGCGAGAGCTCCCAGTCGTGGGCCATCTGCCGGCAGCTGGTGGGCCAGTCCCCGACCAGCACGAGCGTGCCGCGTCGTCGGAGCACCCGGTTGACCTCGGCCCGGGCAGGGCCGGTGAGGCAGGCGTCGCCGTCCGGTTGGCCAGCCAGCCACGCGGCATCGGTGCGGCCCGCGAAGGCGGCCGACGCGGCGGCGATCCCCGGGTCGGCGGTGTCGACGACCACGGCGACGTCCCTGCCGTCGTCGGGGGACATGGCGAACGACGTCCGTGCCACCGTCTCCAGCCTGTCGCCACCGAACAGCGGCCGGATCGTCGGATAGGTGGCGCGCAGCCCCGCGAGGTCCCCGTCGCCCAGCGCGGCCTGGCAGGCCCACGCCTGCCAGAACATGATCCGGCATCGCAGGTCGTCCCCGCCCATGCCGTCCCGCCAGCAGTCGTCCGCGGCGTTGCACAGGTGGCCGAGCCCGACGACGTGGCCCATCTCGTGGCGGATCGCCCGGACCAGGTCGTCGCGCGACTCCACCCGCGGGCAGACACCGATGTCGGCCTCGAGGATCTGGGTTCCGAGCGCCCCGTAGCGACGCAGGCCGAGGCCGCCGTCGGTGAACAGGTAGGCGTTGGCGTTGGTCAGCCCCTCGCACGACTCCTCGAGGAAGACCGTGGACCGGCCGTCGGCCACGACCCGGCCGTCCGTCACGTAGCCCTCGAACCAGGAGGCCCAACGGGTCCCGGCATGGCCGTCCCAGGCACGGACGCCCTCGTGGACCGCGTCCTCGTCGAACCGGGCGACGACGTCGTCGTCGAGGTGGTACCGCCAGGGCAGGGCGTTGTCGCCCATCAGCACCGGGGCCTCCATCACGATGCCGCTCACCCAGTCCGGACCGACACGAGGCAGCGGCGGGGTGTGGAGGTTCTCACCCGGTGAGGTCAACGTGCGTGCGGGACGCCCCGCCGGAGGCCCCAGCCGGCCATCGGCGCGTGCGCCGAGGGCGGACGACGGGGGGTCCTGCAGCGGCACGACGGCCGTCGAGTCGGGAAGGTCGTGCGTGCGATCGGGACGCTCGTCGAGCAGCAGCCACGAGGCGCCGAGGACCAGCAGCACCACCACGGCCACCGTCAGCGATCGCACCGGTACCGACACCACGCCACGATACTCGCGGTCCCCGGCCACGGATCGTGGCGTCGCGTGGTCAGGCGTCCACGCGAATGGTTGTCGGGTTGCGCGACGGGGCCGGTCGACCGACCCTGAGTCCTTCGCGGCCGGACGACTCGGCCCAGGACGAAGGACCCACGAGATGACTGCCCGGCCGACCGACACCCGACTCGACGCGATCCGGGCGTCCGTGGCACGGCGGGAGCAGGCCTACCTCGACCTCCTTCGTGACCTCGTCGCCATCGACTCGGGTTCGCTGGACCACGAGGGGGTCCGGCGGATCACCGATGTGCTCGAGGGCATCCTCATCGCCGAGCGCTTCGCCGTCGAGCACGTGCCCGTGGGGGCGCTGCACGTCCTCGTCGGTCGACGTGCGGGGACGGGCCCGACCATCCTCCTCAACGCGCACATGGACACCGTCTACGACCGGGGCACCGCGGCCGAGCGGCCCTTCGAGATCGTCGACGGGCACGTCCGGGGCGCTGGCGTCGCCGACGACAAGTGCGGGATCGTGGCGGCCCTGATCGCGGTGCAGGCGCTGGACGAGGTGGGCAGCGACGCCGACCTGATGGTGGTGTTCACCCCCGACGAGGAGCTGGGCTCGCCCTTCTCCGCGCCGGTGACCGCCCGTCTGGCCGCCGAGGCCGACGTGGCGTTGTGCCTGGAGGCTGGCCGCGAGGACGGGTCGCTGGTCAGCGCCCGCAAGGGTGGCGCGAACCTTCGTGCCCAGCTGACCGGACGCGGAGCCCATTCCGGGGTCGAACCCCACAAGGGCATCAACGCCGCCCTGCACATGGCGCACGCCATCGTCGGCCTGGAGGCGCTCAACGACTTCGACCGGGGTACCACCGTCAACGTCGGGGTCGCGCGGGCCGGCAGCCGTTCCAACATCGTGCCGGCCGAGGCCACGATGTGGATCGACCTGCGGGCCTGGACCGTGGAGGAGTACGACACGCTCCTGGCCGAGGCCCAACGGGTGGTGTGCGCGCCGCACGTCGACGGGGTGCAGGTGGCGACCCGGCTCGAGGCATCCTCCCCACCCATGGAGGCCACACCTGCGGTCACCGCGCTCGGCGACCTGGCCTGTGCCCTGGGGGCCGAGCTCGGCATCGACGGCATTCGCCACGTCCACACCGGGGGCATGGGCGACGCCAACATCGTTGCGACCGCTGGGATCCCGGTGCTGGACGGTCTGGCCCCCGTCGGTGGCGACGACCACACTCCCGCGGAGTGGTTGGACGCCGCCTCCATCGTGCCGCGGGTCACCCTGCTGGCCGCGCTGATCGACCGCTTGGCGGTGGACGGGGTTCCGGCCCCATGACCCCTCCTCCCCGCCGCTAGGCTCGTGGGCGTGACCGCCGCCGAGCCCCTTCGCATGGGGACCGCCGCTGGCCGCTGGGCCGTCACGGCCACGGTGGCCGGATCGGCCGTGGCGATGGTCGCCGGCACCGTCGTCAACGTCGCGCTGCCCGACATCGCCGACGGGCTCGACACCGGCACGCTCGGCGTGCAGTGGATCCTCAACAGCTACATGCTCGCCCTGGCGTCCCTCATCCTCATCGGGGGTGCGCTCGGCGACACGTTCGGGCGACGTCGGATCTACGTGCTGGGCACCGTCGTGTTCGGCGTGGCCAGCGTGGCCGCAGCCGCGGCACCGACGATCGGCACGCTGCTGGCCGCCCGGGTGCTGATGGGCATCGGCGGTGCGCTGCTGACGCCCGGCAGCCTGGCAATCCTGGAGGCGTCCTTCGCCGAGGAGGACCGGTCCGCAGCCATCGGGGCGTGGTCCGGCTTCGGCGGTATCGCCGCGGCGGTCGGCCCGCTGGTCGGCGGGCTGCTGCTGGACGTCGGGGGATGGCGGTCCCTGTTCCTTCTCAACGTGCCCGTCTGCGCCCTGGCCGTGGTGCTGACCGTCCGCCACCTGCCCGAGAGCAAGGACCCCTCCGCTGACGGCAGCCGGCTGGACTGGCTCGGCACGATCACCGCTGCCGTCGGCCTCGGCGCCCTGACCTACGGGCTGATCGGGCTGGGGGACGGGGTCTCCGCCCTGTCGGTGGGTGCGGCGAGCATCGGTGCGGTGGTCCTTGTCGGCTTCGTCGTCGTCGAACGACGGGTGCCCGCCCCGCTGGTGCCCCTCGGCATGTTCGCCGACCGGACGTTCTCCGTCGCCAACGGCATCACGTTCGTGGTCTACGCCGCGCTCGGTGGCGTCTTCTTCCTGCTGGTGGTGTTCCTCCGCGAGGTCCTCGGGTTCAGCGGCGTGCAGGCAGGGGCGGCAACCCTGCCCATCACGTCGCTCATGCTGCTGCTGTCCGCCCGGTCCGGACGGCTGGCAAGTCGCATCGGCCCTCGCATCCCGCTGACCATCGGGCCGCTGCTCCTGGCGGCGGGCATGGTCGGCTACAGCCTGCTGGGGGAGGGGTCGAGCTACCTCCGCGACGTGCTGCCGGCCATGCTGGTGTTCGGTGCGGGGTTGGTCCTGCTGGTCGCCCCGGTCACCGCGACGGTGCTGGCCGCGGCGGACTCGGCGAAGGCCGGCGTTGCCTCGGGCATCAACAACGCGGTGGCCCGGACCGCTGGCCTGCTCGCCGTGGCGGTCCTGCCGCCGGCTGCGGGACTCGGCCCCGGGGCCTTCGACAACCCCGCCCGTTTCGCCGCGGGTTTCTCGCGGGCCATGCTGTTGACGGCGGCGCTGGCGTTCGTCTCGGCGATCATCGCCTTCCTCGGCCTGCCGTCGACCCTGCGGACCCCGCGACGGGGCCCCGATCCCGGTCCCCACGAACGCACGTACTGCAACCTCGACGCGCCCCCGTCGGGCGGTACGCGCCCGGTCGAGTCCTCGCGATAGCCTTCCTGATCGCCCACGAGGTCCGTGGGACCCCGATCGAAGGACCGTGATGAACGCCCGCCTGCCAGAGGTCGACCCCAACGAGGCCGTCGAGCTGGTCGACGACGGCGCGCTCCTGCTGGACGTCCGCGAGATGGACGAGTGGCAGGCAGGACATGCCCCCGACGCCCGTCACGTGCCCATG
The nucleotide sequence above comes from Euzebya pacifica. Encoded proteins:
- a CDS encoding M15 family metallopeptidase; the encoded protein is MTAHPSTPRPARARLCLLLLALAFAAAACTTAPASDTPGTPPGDVAAQVTTVPVPPIPDPDASAAPTPGPGPTPPPSPAPLPTGPAVPSPTATPDPDGLHRPEWLHTRPLEIGPDGWALPQDTPAELVDRRIPTIDLLPPPTDDGFVATVEAVPDDVVARSTWTEECPVGLDELRYVTVSFWGFDDRHHTGELIVNASWAEEIVDVFRQLHAIRYPIEEMRIVSAAELEGPPTGDGNDTTAFVCRPVRGSSTWSQHAYGLAVDINPFVNPYQRGERILPELAGAYLDRDHVRPGMLAEGHVAVAAFDALGWGWGGRWNSLIDWMHFSANGR
- a CDS encoding YczE/YyaS/YitT family protein, which produces MSRFSLGTRPSAPDPRTAAAVPPVDVDTTDRSAPSVARQDPTVLSAWRTSPARLARLVVGLWIFGTGDALIVRSDLGNSPWTVFAEGVSIHTPLSIGVASIVIGFFLLLIWIPLRTRLGLGTLLNIVVIGVAIDATLLMVPEIAPIGGRIGVLLAGLALIGLGSGLYLGTAHGPGPRDGLMTGLHDRTGLPVGVVRGAIELTALTAGWFLGGTFGVGTVAFALLIGPAVQMGIALDRRVREGGLRRPPGVTAPTG
- a CDS encoding MFS transporter, producing MTAAEPLRMGTAAGRWAVTATVAGSAVAMVAGTVVNVALPDIADGLDTGTLGVQWILNSYMLALASLILIGGALGDTFGRRRIYVLGTVVFGVASVAAAAAPTIGTLLAARVLMGIGGALLTPGSLAILEASFAEEDRSAAIGAWSGFGGIAAAVGPLVGGLLLDVGGWRSLFLLNVPVCALAVVLTVRHLPESKDPSADGSRLDWLGTITAAVGLGALTYGLIGLGDGVSALSVGAASIGAVVLVGFVVVERRVPAPLVPLGMFADRTFSVANGITFVVYAALGGVFFLLVVFLREVLGFSGVQAGAATLPITSLMLLLSARSGRLASRIGPRIPLTIGPLLLAAGMVGYSLLGEGSSYLRDVLPAMLVFGAGLVLLVAPVTATVLAAADSAKAGVASGINNAVARTAGLLAVAVLPPAAGLGPGAFDNPARFAAGFSRAMLLTAALAFVSAIIAFLGLPSTLRTPRRGPDPGPHERTYCNLDAPPSGGTRPVESSR
- a CDS encoding cell wall-binding repeat-containing protein, yielding MLGLLLGGGHVLAAVQPGGGVDAPDQLVGRFDGVNRADTAARAALDGWGTRDRVVLVDGATWTDALVGAHLAARLDVPVLVSGPSVPSETLSTVERMGVEDVVAVGAVAVPDGTAVQRLTAADPVALAVAALDLVPSVAGQPLVLVSAAGFADALAAANLAPAGLLLTEPDRLAPAAAEAIRRHEPSTVVLVGGTAALSDQVADDVRALGVAVQRVAGPTRVDTALAAHRPGSDVVVVASADGFADAVAMVPWAARRTAGLLLTPHDELPSHVDVALREGATASIVIAGGTAVVGNFVDRQAAAAVTDQPPPGFVGAVRALTQEEQTAMTGVSWHEGCPVPLQDLVVVDLAHWDADGNVVDDGLLVVHHEVGADVLGVMATAFDARFPLTRVRPVREYGGDDDASMAADNTSAFNCRVVAGTSTWSTHSWGTAVDINPVENPWVRGEAVEPPAGRDWLDRADVRPGMVVEGGPIVAAFDALGWGWGGRWSSSRDYQHFSRSGR
- a CDS encoding ribonuclease Z encodes the protein MTRELVVLGTASQAPTRDRNHNGYLLRWDDLGLLFDPGEGTQRQMLLADVRTSMISHVLITHEHGDHCLGLPGVMQRMVLEQRRDPVVLVYPQAAEPYIDRLLGVGQYDGGPDILRVAVPDEGAVLGLGEDRSLVAAPLDHRVPAIGYRLEEPTTTRFVPALLERAGLSGPIVGRLRSEGHVDLDGRVVELADVSESVDGQSMAFVMDTRVCESAAELLDGVDLGVVEATFRMGDEDLAERYGHMTADQAGRLAADARVRRLVVTHFSQRYPDTEGFAVEAARHHPDVVAAVDLSRIAVPERADTVTRAPA
- a CDS encoding M20 family metallopeptidase gives rise to the protein MTARPTDTRLDAIRASVARREQAYLDLLRDLVAIDSGSLDHEGVRRITDVLEGILIAERFAVEHVPVGALHVLVGRRAGTGPTILLNAHMDTVYDRGTAAERPFEIVDGHVRGAGVADDKCGIVAALIAVQALDEVGSDADLMVVFTPDEELGSPFSAPVTARLAAEADVALCLEAGREDGSLVSARKGGANLRAQLTGRGAHSGVEPHKGINAALHMAHAIVGLEALNDFDRGTTVNVGVARAGSRSNIVPAEATMWIDLRAWTVEEYDTLLAEAQRVVCAPHVDGVQVATRLEASSPPMEATPAVTALGDLACALGAELGIDGIRHVHTGGMGDANIVATAGIPVLDGLAPVGGDDHTPAEWLDAASIVPRVTLLAALIDRLAVDGVPAP